From Streptomyces sp. NBC_00683, one genomic window encodes:
- a CDS encoding 6-phospho-beta-glucosidase: MKLTILGGGGFRVPLVYGALLGDHAEGRVSRVTLYDTDTGRLTAVARVLAEQARGIHDAPAVVATDDLDEALRGADFVFSAIRVGGLEGRAADERVALDEGVLGQETVGAGGIAYGLRTVPVAVELARRIARLAPHAWVINFTNPAGLVTEAMSRHLGDRVIGICDSPVGLGRRIARVLGADPDRAWIDYVGLNHLGWVRGLHIEGRDELPRLLADPALLGSFEEGRLFGTEWLRSLGAVPNEYLHYYYFNREAVRAYQEAEQTRGAFLRDQQEGFYARMKDPAAPALTTWDRTRAEREATYMAENRDVAGAGEREESDLESGGYEQVALALMRAVARNERTSLILNVRNRGTLSVLDTDAVIEVPCLVDANGAHPVAVDPLPYHAVGLVTAVKAVERAVLEAAETGSRAAAVRAFALHPLVDSVTVARRLVDEYTQVHPGLAYLDRP; this comes from the coding sequence GTGAAGCTGACAATTCTTGGCGGTGGCGGATTCCGGGTGCCTCTCGTGTACGGGGCACTGCTCGGCGATCATGCCGAGGGCCGCGTATCGCGGGTGACCCTGTACGACACGGACACCGGTCGGCTCACCGCCGTCGCCAGGGTCCTCGCCGAACAGGCCCGCGGCATCCATGACGCGCCCGCGGTCGTCGCCACCGACGACCTCGACGAGGCCCTGCGCGGTGCGGACTTCGTCTTCTCGGCCATCAGGGTCGGCGGCCTCGAAGGCCGTGCCGCCGACGAACGCGTCGCGCTCGACGAAGGCGTCCTGGGCCAGGAGACGGTCGGAGCCGGCGGCATCGCGTACGGGCTGCGCACCGTCCCCGTCGCGGTCGAGCTCGCCCGGCGCATCGCCCGGCTCGCACCGCACGCGTGGGTCATCAACTTCACCAATCCGGCGGGCCTGGTCACCGAGGCCATGTCCCGGCACCTCGGCGACCGGGTCATCGGGATCTGCGACTCCCCGGTGGGACTCGGCCGCCGGATCGCCCGGGTCCTCGGCGCCGACCCGGACCGGGCGTGGATCGACTACGTCGGGCTCAACCACCTCGGGTGGGTCCGCGGGCTGCACATCGAGGGCCGCGACGAGCTCCCCCGGCTGCTCGCCGATCCGGCGCTGCTCGGTTCGTTCGAGGAGGGCAGGCTCTTCGGCACGGAGTGGCTGCGCTCCCTCGGTGCCGTTCCCAACGAGTACCTGCACTACTACTACTTCAACCGGGAAGCGGTCCGCGCCTACCAGGAGGCCGAACAGACCCGCGGCGCGTTCCTCCGCGACCAGCAGGAGGGCTTCTACGCGCGGATGAAGGACCCGGCCGCCCCCGCGCTGACCACCTGGGACCGCACGCGCGCCGAGCGCGAGGCGACGTACATGGCGGAGAACCGGGACGTGGCGGGGGCCGGCGAACGAGAGGAGAGCGATCTGGAGTCCGGCGGCTACGAACAGGTCGCGCTCGCCCTCATGCGGGCCGTCGCCCGTAACGAACGGACCTCACTGATCCTCAACGTCCGCAACCGCGGGACCCTCTCGGTGCTCGACACGGACGCCGTCATCGAGGTGCCCTGCCTGGTCGACGCCAACGGCGCCCACCCCGTCGCCGTCGACCCGCTCCCGTACCACGCGGTCGGCCTGGTCACGGCGGTCAAGGCCGTGGAACGCGCGGTCCTCGAAGCGGCGGAGACCGGTTCACGCGCCGCGGCCGTGCGGGCCTTCGCACTGCATCCGCTGGTCGACTCCGTGACGGTGGCCCGCCGCCTCGTCGACGAGTACACCCAGGTCCACCCGGGGCTCGCGTACCTCGACCGCCCCTGA
- a CDS encoding cytochrome P450 → MTTPFHYEPGAATGPVPPPECPAHGMGRGPGGLRRFYGPEAENDPAGLYDKLRAEHGAVAPVLLHGDVPAWLVLGHSENLHMTRTPSQFSRDSRRWSALQDGSVAPDHPLAPIFTWQPVCVFADGDAHERLRGAVTDSMARIDTRGVRRHVNRFSNRLVNDFCQKGSAELVGQFADHLPMMVMCAIFGMPEEYNDRLVQAARDMTRGTATAVESNAYVLSALTRLVERRRIAPAHDFAGWLVEHPAGLSDVEVAEHLRLILIAAYESTANLIANVVRMVLTDPRFRARLSGGHMTVPEAVEQTLWDEPPFTAVFGRWAVGDTELGGQQIKAGDALLVGIAPANTDPSVRPDLTANMEGNRAHLAFSGGPHECPGQDIGRAIADVGVDALLMRLPDLELAVDESELDWIGNIMGRHLVDLPVKFAPSPQQEVDADPQTSMSARPRPRTDWEVSSPAVPKPATAGGPGPRPGYAPGTRPVAEPAAVHRDDPSAAPVAAPVIPAQRSGPTRIWRAVTRWWNGY, encoded by the coding sequence GTGACAACCCCCTTCCACTACGAACCCGGAGCGGCCACGGGGCCGGTGCCGCCGCCGGAGTGCCCGGCCCACGGGATGGGCCGAGGCCCGGGCGGACTGCGCCGGTTCTACGGGCCCGAGGCGGAGAACGACCCCGCTGGCCTCTACGACAAGCTGCGTGCCGAGCACGGCGCGGTGGCACCGGTGCTGCTGCACGGAGACGTGCCCGCCTGGCTCGTGCTCGGCCACAGCGAGAACCTCCACATGACCAGGACGCCCTCGCAGTTCTCCCGTGACTCGCGGCGCTGGAGCGCGCTGCAGGACGGCAGTGTCGCCCCGGACCACCCGCTCGCCCCGATCTTCACCTGGCAGCCGGTCTGCGTGTTCGCCGACGGCGACGCCCATGAGCGACTGCGCGGCGCGGTCACGGACAGCATGGCGCGGATCGACACCCGCGGCGTCCGCCGGCACGTCAACCGCTTCAGTAACCGTCTCGTCAACGACTTCTGCCAGAAGGGCTCCGCCGAGCTCGTCGGCCAGTTCGCCGATCATCTGCCGATGATGGTGATGTGCGCGATCTTCGGCATGCCCGAGGAGTACAACGACCGGCTGGTGCAGGCCGCCCGCGACATGACCCGGGGCACCGCCACGGCCGTGGAGAGCAACGCCTATGTGCTCTCCGCGCTGACGAGGCTCGTCGAGCGGCGGCGTATCGCCCCTGCCCATGACTTCGCCGGCTGGCTCGTCGAGCATCCCGCCGGGCTCAGCGACGTGGAGGTCGCGGAACACCTGCGGCTCATCCTCATCGCCGCGTACGAATCGACCGCGAACCTGATCGCCAACGTCGTACGCATGGTGCTGACCGACCCGCGCTTCCGCGCCCGGCTCAGCGGTGGGCACATGACCGTGCCGGAAGCGGTGGAGCAGACGCTGTGGGACGAGCCGCCGTTCACCGCCGTCTTCGGCCGCTGGGCCGTGGGCGACACGGAGCTCGGAGGCCAGCAGATCAAGGCGGGTGACGCCCTCCTCGTCGGGATCGCACCGGCCAACACCGACCCGTCGGTACGGCCCGACCTCACCGCCAACATGGAGGGCAACCGCGCCCACCTCGCCTTCAGCGGCGGCCCGCACGAATGCCCCGGCCAGGACATCGGGCGCGCCATCGCGGATGTCGGGGTCGACGCCCTGCTGATGCGGCTGCCCGACCTCGAGCTCGCCGTCGACGAGAGCGAGCTGGACTGGATCGGCAACATCATGGGCCGCCATCTGGTGGACCTGCCGGTGAAGTTCGCGCCCAGCCCGCAGCAGGAGGTCGACGCGGACCCGCAGACATCGATGTCGGCCAGGCCGCGGCCCCGCACCGACTGGGAGGTGTCGTCGCCGGCCGTACCGAAGCCCGCGACGGCCGGCGGGCCGGGACCGCGACCCGGCTACGCCCCCGGCACGCGCCCGGTTGCCGAACCGGCCGCCGTGCACCGGGACGATCCGTCGGCCGCACCGGTCGCCGCCCCCGTGATTCCCGCACAGCGGAGCGGGCCGACGAGGATCTGGCGGGCCGTGACCCGCTGGTGGAACGGCTACTGA
- a CDS encoding GTP-binding protein, with translation MDFRSSDTITGPRSEDVLPTTATAAVKVVIVGGFGVGKTTMVGSVSEIRPLTTEETMTQAGVGVDDNVGVESKTATTVAMDFGRISLSEELILYLFGTPGQERFWFLWNGLFEGALGAVVLIDTRRLQVSFDVIGRLEERGVPFVVAVNTFPDAPHHPVEALRNALDLPDEVPIIDCDARLRASSRDVLMTLMRYLHSLAVPLA, from the coding sequence ATGGACTTCAGAAGCTCTGACACGATCACGGGCCCCCGCAGCGAGGACGTCCTCCCCACCACGGCGACGGCCGCGGTGAAGGTCGTCATCGTCGGCGGCTTCGGGGTCGGCAAGACGACCATGGTCGGCTCGGTGAGCGAGATCCGGCCCCTGACGACCGAAGAGACCATGACGCAGGCCGGCGTCGGCGTGGACGACAACGTCGGGGTGGAGAGCAAGACCGCGACGACGGTCGCCATGGACTTCGGACGGATCAGCCTCAGCGAGGAACTGATCCTCTATCTGTTCGGCACCCCCGGCCAGGAACGCTTCTGGTTCCTGTGGAACGGACTGTTCGAGGGAGCACTCGGAGCCGTCGTCCTGATCGACACCCGCAGGCTCCAGGTCAGCTTCGACGTGATCGGCCGGCTGGAGGAGCGCGGTGTGCCCTTCGTCGTCGCGGTCAACACCTTCCCCGACGCGCCCCACCACCCGGTCGAGGCGCTGCGCAACGCCCTCGACCTGCCGGACGAGGTTCCGATAATCGACTGCGACGCCCGCCTGCGTGCCTCCAGCCGCGATGTGCTGATGACCCTGATGCGCTATCTGCACAGCCTGGCCGTTCCCCTCGCCTGA
- a CDS encoding DUF742 domain-containing protein, with translation MSAPRRERRKADPALNDPERLYVITGDTDGERAALDLVTMVVAQAEPSPTVQPEQAAILRLCRAPLSVAEISAYLSLPFSVVTSLLTELLATELIESRAPIVRAALPDRSLLEAVMHGLQKL, from the coding sequence ATGAGTGCTCCCCGACGAGAACGCCGAAAGGCCGACCCGGCACTGAACGACCCGGAACGGCTGTACGTGATCACCGGTGACACCGACGGTGAGAGGGCGGCGCTCGACCTCGTCACGATGGTCGTCGCGCAGGCCGAGCCGTCGCCCACGGTCCAGCCCGAGCAGGCCGCGATCCTGCGGCTCTGCAGGGCGCCGTTGTCCGTCGCCGAGATCTCGGCCTATCTGAGCCTGCCCTTCAGCGTGGTCACCTCGCTCCTGACGGAACTCCTGGCGACCGAACTGATCGAATCGCGCGCGCCCATCGTCCGCGCCGCACTTCCGGACCGGTCCCTCCTCGAAGCGGTGATGCATGGACTTCAGAAGCTCTGA
- a CDS encoding roadblock/LC7 domain-containing protein, protein MIQQRGNMDWMLKELADDVPSIHQIVVLSSDGLRIARHGGDPDVADRLAAACAGLQSLAAAVATEIPYSDGLMKLVVIEVTGGFFYLMAAGTGAYLAVLAGETVDAGLVGARMRDMVVRIGAHLTSPPRHDGQAG, encoded by the coding sequence GTGATCCAGCAGCGGGGAAACATGGACTGGATGCTCAAGGAACTGGCCGACGACGTACCGAGCATCCACCAGATCGTGGTGCTCTCCTCGGACGGGCTGCGCATCGCCCGGCACGGCGGCGACCCCGATGTGGCCGACCGGCTCGCGGCGGCCTGCGCCGGACTGCAGAGCCTGGCCGCCGCGGTCGCCACCGAGATCCCCTACAGCGACGGCCTGATGAAGCTCGTCGTCATCGAGGTCACCGGCGGATTCTTCTACCTGATGGCAGCGGGCACCGGCGCGTACCTCGCGGTGCTGGCCGGTGAGACCGTCGACGCCGGACTGGTCGGGGCCCGCATGCGGGACATGGTCGTCCGGATCGGAGCCCACCTGACGAGCCCGCCCCGACATGACGGGCAGGCCGGATGA
- a CDS encoding sensor histidine kinase: MVRVESPPTNRDIPVVRAALLPVLLMACATTAGAVPLTGDARTAVVWCGAAATVVVAVLAVALNRRRRAMRVQRAEYEQRIAFLEHRLAAHDQETVRLTKELLPAAIRRLRASNSPQEVMRDVVDADETYRNLPKAQRALVLQVLDIIDNEEAMRDSAQRAFVSVARRVQAIVHRQASELREMEDHHGRNPEVFDDLLRIDHGTALIGRLADSIAVLGGARPSRQWPKPVPLFSVLRGAMSRILEYQRVDLHSIAKVAIVGTSVEPLIHACAELLDNATRYSPPQTRVHVTAVEVQTGIAIEIEDGGVSLSEEARARAENMLAQAQAGINMNDLGESPRLGMAVVGRLSRMYQLQVSLRQSAYGGVRAVLIVPRDMITTGPAPGIAHGIGATSRPQSSLDMSQLQHVVPPPGKRRARPAATGPVPSVGAPLAGSTSATGTSSASASRPAATASAMGDDEIVVTEWTEGGLPQRRSRGRAPLGSHNLPQQHAAPAAEPAAGAHNGSGGHGGGRPGGQEPPPGLWLEAFTQAVNGVPQEPKTGEDSDDAWDKGDLK, translated from the coding sequence ATGGTTCGTGTTGAATCACCGCCGACAAACAGAGACATTCCCGTTGTCCGCGCCGCGCTGTTGCCCGTACTGCTGATGGCCTGCGCCACCACCGCCGGTGCGGTGCCGCTGACCGGGGACGCGCGGACGGCAGTCGTCTGGTGCGGTGCGGCCGCCACGGTCGTGGTCGCCGTGCTCGCCGTCGCACTCAACCGCCGCCGCCGCGCGATGCGCGTCCAGCGCGCGGAGTACGAACAGCGCATCGCCTTCCTGGAACACCGCCTCGCGGCCCACGACCAGGAGACCGTACGGCTGACCAAGGAACTCCTGCCCGCCGCGATCCGCCGGCTGCGCGCGAGCAACTCGCCGCAGGAGGTGATGCGCGACGTCGTCGACGCGGACGAGACCTACCGCAACCTCCCCAAGGCGCAGCGCGCCCTGGTCCTCCAGGTCCTCGACATCATCGACAACGAGGAGGCGATGCGTGACTCCGCGCAGCGCGCCTTCGTCAGTGTCGCCCGCCGCGTCCAGGCGATCGTCCACCGACAGGCCAGCGAGCTGCGGGAGATGGAGGACCATCACGGGCGCAACCCCGAGGTCTTCGACGACCTGCTCCGCATCGACCACGGCACCGCGCTGATCGGTCGGCTCGCCGACTCCATCGCCGTGCTCGGCGGTGCCCGCCCCAGCCGCCAGTGGCCCAAGCCCGTACCGCTGTTCAGCGTGCTGCGCGGCGCGATGTCCCGGATCCTCGAGTACCAGCGCGTCGACCTGCACTCGATCGCCAAGGTCGCCATCGTCGGCACGTCCGTCGAACCGCTCATCCACGCATGCGCCGAACTCCTCGACAACGCGACCCGCTACTCACCGCCCCAGACCCGGGTGCACGTCACCGCGGTCGAGGTGCAGACCGGCATCGCCATCGAGATCGAGGACGGCGGCGTCAGCCTCAGCGAGGAGGCCCGCGCCAGGGCCGAGAACATGCTCGCCCAGGCCCAGGCCGGCATCAACATGAACGACCTGGGGGAGTCCCCCCGACTGGGCATGGCCGTCGTCGGCCGGCTGTCGAGGATGTACCAACTCCAGGTATCCCTGCGGCAGTCCGCGTACGGCGGTGTCCGCGCCGTTCTCATCGTGCCGCGCGACATGATCACCACCGGGCCCGCTCCCGGTATCGCGCACGGCATCGGCGCCACCTCCCGGCCCCAGAGCTCGCTCGACATGTCGCAGCTCCAGCACGTCGTACCGCCGCCCGGCAAGCGCAGGGCACGCCCCGCGGCCACCGGCCCCGTACCGTCGGTCGGCGCGCCCCTGGCCGGATCCACGTCCGCGACGGGAACCTCCTCCGCGTCCGCCTCGCGTCCCGCCGCCACGGCGTCCGCGATGGGCGACGACGAAATCGTGGTCACCGAGTGGACCGAGGGCGGGCTTCCCCAGCGCCGCAGCCGCGGTCGCGCACCGCTCGGCTCGCACAACCTCCCGCAGCAGCACGCGGCCCCGGCCGCCGAGCCCGCCGCCGGAGCGCACAACGGATCGGGCGGGCACGGCGGCGGACGGCCGGGCGGACAGGAACCGCCGCCCGGTCTCTGGCTGGAGGCCTTCACCCAGGCCGTCAACGGCGTGCCTCAGGAACCGAAGACCGGCGAAGACTCTGACGATGCGTGGGACAAGGGAGACCTGAAGTGA
- a CDS encoding IclR family transcriptional regulator, translated as MIDGRMYGEVSAAVPAARGYTIESLDTGLRLMQLFLTQESLTVSEAARRLGIGRSTAHRVLSTLEGRGFAVRDPSGRGYEAGPELLRLGRPAGFGTEVRARLGAVLDEAVRRTGETVQSAALIGDQVIVTDGRESPHPVRVMLETGRAHPAHATAAGKVLLSRMTVDQVCALYPQERLPALTAQTLVSRTGLLAELAEVRELGRAFSRGESVLGLNAVAVPLAVPGRRDRLALSASAPADRGGDAALAERAAQLRQSVAPPPVEAP; from the coding sequence GTGATCGACGGACGGATGTACGGGGAGGTCTCCGCGGCGGTACCGGCGGCACGGGGCTACACCATCGAATCGCTGGACACCGGCCTGCGTCTGATGCAGCTGTTCCTCACGCAGGAGAGCCTCACCGTCTCCGAAGCCGCTCGTCGCCTGGGTATCGGCAGGTCCACCGCGCACCGCGTGCTCAGCACCCTGGAGGGCCGCGGCTTCGCGGTCCGCGACCCCTCGGGCCGGGGGTACGAGGCAGGGCCGGAGCTGCTCCGCCTGGGGCGGCCGGCAGGCTTCGGCACGGAGGTGCGCGCGCGGCTCGGAGCCGTACTCGACGAAGCCGTGCGGCGCACCGGGGAGACCGTGCAGAGCGCCGCTCTGATCGGGGATCAGGTGATCGTCACCGACGGCCGCGAGTCCCCGCACCCGGTGCGCGTGATGCTGGAGACGGGCCGGGCCCACCCCGCCCACGCCACCGCCGCCGGGAAGGTGCTGCTCTCCCGGATGACCGTCGACCAGGTCTGCGCTCTCTACCCGCAGGAGCGGCTGCCCGCGCTCACCGCACAGACCCTCGTCTCCCGGACCGGGCTGCTGGCCGAACTGGCGGAGGTGCGTGAGCTCGGCAGGGCCTTCAGCCGGGGCGAGTCGGTCCTGGGCCTGAACGCCGTCGCGGTGCCCCTGGCCGTACCGGGCCGGCGCGACCGGCTCGCCCTGAGCGCGTCCGCACCCGCCGACCGCGGCGGCGACGCGGCACTCGCCGAACGGGCGGCGCAGTTGCGGCAGTCGGTCGCACCACCGCCCGTGGAGGCGCCCTGA
- a CDS encoding MarR family winged helix-turn-helix transcriptional regulator, which produces MTDDIVASVVRQWHAVNPELDTGPMELIGRINRCAALLQQAEDAPLRAAGLTRAEFDLLGALRRTDRELTPGDLARETFSSGAAVTKRLRALQEGGLVDRRGDDRDRRVAHVRLTGEGRELVDRLLPQQLAYERTVLSGLDERTRTRLSGQLSELLVQLEGRIGGSRR; this is translated from the coding sequence GTGACCGACGACATCGTGGCCTCGGTGGTACGGCAGTGGCACGCCGTCAATCCGGAGCTCGACACCGGACCGATGGAACTCATCGGCCGCATCAACCGATGTGCCGCCCTCCTCCAGCAGGCGGAGGACGCGCCGTTGCGCGCCGCGGGACTGACCCGTGCCGAATTCGACCTGCTGGGCGCGCTGCGCCGCACCGACCGTGAGCTCACCCCGGGGGACCTGGCCCGCGAGACCTTCTCCTCCGGCGCAGCGGTGACCAAACGGCTCCGCGCCCTCCAGGAGGGCGGCCTGGTCGACCGCCGCGGCGACGACCGGGACCGCCGGGTCGCACACGTCCGGCTGACCGGCGAGGGCCGCGAGCTGGTCGACCGGCTGCTGCCCCAACAGCTCGCCTACGAACGCACCGTCCTCTCCGGCCTCGACGAACGGACCCGTACACGGCTCAGCGGCCAGCTCAGCGAGCTGCTGGTGCAGCTGGAGGGCCGTATCGGCGGATCCCGCCGCTGA
- a CDS encoding FUSC family protein translates to MSDTAVRPRKPSVRRLPVTGTLRLNSPAEIWFKPALSVVVASAAPNLLLYSMDRLDLVMYTMAGSLCALYGHNLPYARRAHTLVRVVLGMVAGLAVALLAASATDSTAVLIAVGALLAAVQKTFCDASRIGPPGNLIFTFVTSAALFAPQETGQIPGHLALALAAGAFSWLVTVGPALRRREGPERRATARALDAAAAYAAEPGPRTRHAAVAAVHGAWQSLLAAGRPTPVRQELERLLVHAERTLAGATADGCGPGPGPGPGQLGAWATMTRARGPVPSPPAAPGTVDQLFGTDAERAGRRTGRGRREARRALLRALAPGSPVLPIALRTLIGCALAGYASSALGVGHPYWAIVTAASVYQPNVTLSWSRAVQRTVGNLVGVLVFAAVIPVARIGPLALILCVLAFNFAAEALITRNYWLGSVAVTPMALLVMEFADTHPAGGLIADRALDTLVGAAVGLLVAIAVPNRRAAGRVERALTATAEARARAEDLIADPNSDALALDLARRRLTSSLVELRDAGDIAAGEWWQRALPEEEMLAAEHAGHRTLAATAQRRGASIPPPENGAV, encoded by the coding sequence GTGAGTGATACAGCAGTGCGCCCCCGGAAGCCGTCCGTCCGAAGGCTGCCGGTGACCGGCACCCTGCGGCTGAACAGCCCGGCGGAGATCTGGTTCAAGCCCGCGCTGAGCGTGGTCGTCGCCTCCGCGGCGCCGAATCTGCTGCTGTACTCGATGGACCGCCTCGACCTCGTGATGTACACGATGGCCGGCTCGCTCTGTGCGCTGTACGGGCACAACCTGCCGTACGCGCGCAGGGCCCACACCCTCGTTCGCGTGGTCCTCGGCATGGTCGCCGGCCTCGCCGTCGCCCTGCTCGCCGCCTCGGCCACCGACTCGACCGCCGTGCTGATCGCCGTCGGCGCGCTGCTCGCGGCCGTGCAGAAGACCTTCTGCGACGCCTCCCGGATCGGCCCGCCCGGCAACCTGATCTTCACCTTCGTCACCTCGGCCGCGCTCTTCGCCCCGCAGGAGACCGGACAGATCCCCGGGCACCTCGCCCTGGCGCTGGCGGCGGGAGCCTTCTCCTGGCTGGTCACCGTCGGGCCCGCGCTGCGGCGCAGGGAAGGCCCGGAGCGGCGCGCCACCGCCCGCGCACTCGACGCCGCCGCCGCCTACGCGGCCGAGCCCGGCCCGCGCACCCGTCATGCCGCGGTCGCCGCCGTCCACGGCGCCTGGCAGTCGCTGCTCGCCGCCGGGCGCCCCACCCCCGTACGACAGGAACTCGAACGCCTGCTGGTCCACGCGGAGCGGACCCTTGCCGGAGCCACCGCTGACGGCTGCGGCCCCGGCCCCGGCCCCGGCCCCGGGCAACTGGGCGCATGGGCGACGATGACGCGGGCACGCGGGCCGGTGCCGAGCCCTCCGGCGGCCCCCGGCACCGTCGATCAGCTCTTCGGGACCGACGCCGAACGGGCGGGCCGACGGACCGGGCGGGGGAGGCGCGAGGCCCGGCGCGCGCTCCTGCGCGCACTCGCCCCCGGCTCCCCGGTCCTGCCGATCGCCCTCCGTACGCTGATCGGCTGCGCGCTCGCCGGCTACGCGTCCTCGGCTCTCGGCGTGGGCCATCCGTACTGGGCCATCGTCACCGCGGCCTCCGTGTACCAGCCCAACGTGACGCTCTCCTGGAGCCGGGCCGTGCAGCGCACCGTGGGCAACCTCGTCGGCGTCCTGGTCTTCGCCGCCGTCATCCCGGTCGCCCGGATCGGTCCGCTCGCCCTCATCCTGTGCGTCCTGGCGTTCAATTTCGCCGCCGAGGCCCTGATCACCCGCAACTACTGGCTCGGTTCCGTCGCCGTCACTCCGATGGCCCTGCTCGTCATGGAATTCGCGGACACCCACCCGGCCGGTGGGCTCATCGCCGACCGCGCCCTGGACACGCTCGTGGGAGCCGCGGTGGGACTGCTCGTCGCGATCGCCGTCCCCAACCGCCGTGCCGCGGGCCGTGTCGAACGGGCCCTCACCGCAACCGCGGAGGCGCGCGCCCGCGCCGAGGACCTGATCGCCGACCCGAACTCCGACGCCCTCGCGCTCGACCTGGCCCGCAGGCGGCTGACGTCCTCCCTCGTCGAACTGCGCGACGCCGGTGACATCGCGGCAGGGGAGTGGTGGCAGCGCGCCCTGCCCGAGGAGGAGATGCTGGCGGCGGAGCATGCGGGACACCGTACGCTCGCGGCGACAGCACAACGGCGGGGAGCGAGCATCCCGCCCCCGGAGAACGGAGCGGTGTGA
- a CDS encoding VOC family protein, whose amino-acid sequence MTLVEPVPGRPCWVELSTSDVPAAKTFYAALFGWRSETDPRPEAGGYTMARLGEDAVAALTPSYRPDQTPAWTVSFATEDVDATVDAVRSAGGTLLVGPMDVFEQGRFAVVADPAGAVFSLWQARAFAGTSRFNEPGTLGWAELRTPDPAGALAFYPAVFGWTVNASEQYTHWGVDGDDFGGMTAMSGDEAQETPPRWMPYFAVPDVETTAATALSARGDQLMPPRRLPGGRWIAVLRDPQEAAFGIHTP is encoded by the coding sequence ATGACGCTCGTCGAACCGGTCCCCGGTCGCCCCTGCTGGGTGGAGCTGAGCACCTCGGACGTTCCTGCCGCCAAGACGTTCTACGCCGCACTCTTCGGCTGGCGGTCCGAGACCGACCCGCGCCCCGAAGCGGGCGGGTACACGATGGCGCGCCTCGGCGAGGACGCCGTCGCCGCGCTCACCCCCTCCTACCGGCCGGACCAGACGCCCGCCTGGACCGTTTCCTTCGCGACCGAGGACGTCGACGCCACGGTCGACGCCGTGCGCTCGGCCGGCGGCACACTGCTCGTCGGGCCGATGGACGTCTTCGAACAGGGCAGGTTCGCGGTGGTCGCCGATCCTGCGGGCGCGGTGTTCTCGCTCTGGCAGGCACGCGCCTTCGCCGGCACGTCCCGCTTCAACGAGCCGGGCACGCTGGGCTGGGCCGAGCTCCGCACTCCCGATCCGGCCGGCGCGCTCGCCTTCTACCCGGCCGTGTTCGGCTGGACGGTCAACGCCTCGGAGCAGTACACGCATTGGGGTGTGGACGGTGACGACTTCGGCGGTATGACGGCGATGAGCGGGGACGAGGCGCAGGAGACGCCGCCGCGCTGGATGCCCTACTTCGCGGTCCCGGACGTCGAGACGACGGCCGCCACCGCCCTGAGCGCGCGCGGCGACCAGCTCATGCCGCCGAGGCGCCTGCCGGGCGGGCGGTGGATCGCCGTGCTCCGCGATCCGCAGGAGGCGGCGTTCGGCATCCACACGCCGTAA
- a CDS encoding MarR family winged helix-turn-helix transcriptional regulator has product MSAVDLSSHPGHLARRLQQAHHLLWNTMVSEEITSPQFAVLNALTAEPGLDQRTVGERVGLDRSTVAEVITRLLRRELLDKVRDPHDGRRFLLRLTDDGVRTHRRLAVRTARMNQVFLGPLSADEQQVLFDLMRRVSDAAESLRVPEDVRAAGR; this is encoded by the coding sequence GTGTCCGCGGTCGACCTGAGCAGCCATCCCGGGCATCTGGCCCGGCGACTTCAGCAGGCGCACCATCTGCTGTGGAACACCATGGTCTCGGAGGAGATCACCTCTCCCCAGTTCGCCGTACTCAACGCCCTGACCGCCGAGCCGGGGCTGGACCAGCGCACGGTGGGGGAGCGCGTCGGGCTCGACCGGTCCACCGTCGCCGAGGTGATCACCCGGCTGCTGCGCCGGGAACTGCTGGACAAGGTCCGAGACCCGCACGACGGGCGGCGCTTCCTGCTGCGGCTCACCGACGACGGCGTCCGTACGCACCGGAGACTCGCGGTGCGCACGGCGCGGATGAACCAGGTCTTCCTCGGTCCGCTCTCCGCCGATGAGCAGCAGGTGCTCTTCGACCTGATGCGGAGGGTGTCGGACGCGGCGGAGAGCCTGCGGGTGCCGGAGGACGTCCGGGCCGCCGGCCGCTGA